In the genome of Bradysia coprophila strain Holo2 unplaced genomic scaffold, BU_Bcop_v1 contig_232, whole genome shotgun sequence, one region contains:
- the LOC119075561 gene encoding uncharacterized protein LOC119075561 → MHVVFVVVIVFLINRTVSNDEFKETPFKTTVSSAVSKVITDFYMHKSTTLSITTSVYHLKNYDHQMGVVNEILYRTRSKIVVVIEDFSLLSTTIHRFFNLMFIDSYEAFFEIFKLMRDDSMFDYTGFYTIVLTKLWRDQYIIISRILNDCWSLYITNVLIVVSMGSELDSKSAIYTYFPYTLNHCEKTAPGILNYFINNTFMYDTDHFPDKLKNMYKCPLTLVTHNVTPFMILYRNRNDRSYRTEGIDGITFRVLSQQLNFTPIIEVPNKANGSSYFMEMVMTGRANLTIGGFSFTINRAKTMSASSPYLYSSILFAVPKGKAYTALQKLFLPFKMQIWIVMAVLLLCALIATTFLSETKLKFLAGECNSTPFLNTISVLFGGVVTVLPKRNFARTILIIWIFGCIVLRSAFEGSLFEYIQKPRNLPSARTFPELIARNYTLYMSTAIYQLLNTSTYYKRVQIHNFGSDERYELLKNSNFNGAVLTTDVGISYYNLRHFKTTGVVSSTKDRIYLLPFCIFFRKHSCLTKPITRLINQYTNNGLLQHWTSQYFEKKFVNVKAYDFEEHQPQRLTMKQLIGGFIIGSVLLTAALVVFLLEIMSKKCEFLNKLLRP, encoded by the exons ATGCACGTGGTATTCGTGGTCGTGATCGTGTTCCTGATCAATCGAACAGTTAGCAATGATGAGTTCAAAGAGACACCCTTCAAGACGACAGTGTCCAGTGCAGTCAGTAAAGTAATAACTGATTTCTATATGCACAAATCGACGACACTGTCAATTACTACATCGGTTTATCATTTAAAAAACTATGACCATCAAATGGGTGTTGTCAATGAGATACTTTATCGAACTCGCTCGAAAATAGTGGTTGTAATTGAAGACTTTTCATTACTATCAACGACGATACATCGTTTCTTCAATCTCATGTTCATCGACAGCTATGAGGcattttt tgaaatattcaaattaatgaGAGACGATAGCATGTTCGATTATACCGGATTTTATACGATCGTCCTAACGAAATTATGGAGAGATCAATACATCATCATATCAAGAATACTAAATGATTGTTGGTCCCTTTACATCACAAACGTTTTAATAGTGGTTTCAATGGGAAGTGAACTGGACTCAAAATCAGCAATTTACACGTACTTTCCATACACCTTGAACCATTGCGAAAAGACGGCACCGgggattttaaattatttcattaacAATACGTTTATGTACGACACTGATCATTTCCCggacaaattgaaaaatatgtaCAAATGTCCGTTGACTCTAGTTACACATAATGTGACACCTTTTATGATTTTGTACCGAAATCGTAACGATCGGAGCTATCGAACTGAAGGTATTGATGGCATTACTTTTAGGGTTTTGTCGCAGCAATTAAATTTCACGCCCATCATCGAGGTGCCCAACAAAGCTAACGGGTCTTCATATTTCATGGAAATG GTGATGACAGGCAGGGCAAATCTTACCATCggaggattttcttttacaataaATAGAGCCAAAACCATGTCAGCCTCATCACCATATCTTTACTCTTCGATACTCTTTGCTGTACCAAAAGGCAAGGCATATACAGCTCTGCAGAAACTGTTTTTGCCTTTTAAAATGCAGATATGGATAGTGATGGCAGTGCTACTACTCTGTGCTCTAATCGCAACAACATTTCTCAGTGAAACGAAACTCAAGTTTTTGGCTGGTGAGTGCAATAGTACACCTTTCTTGAACACCATTTCGGTGCTATTTGGTGGCGTTGTAACGGTATTACCGAAACGGAATTTCGCTCGTACGATCTTAATCATCTGGATATTCGGCTGCATTGTTTTGCGAAGTGCGTTTGAAGGATCACTCTTCGAATACATCCAGAAGCCGCGGAATTTGCCAAGTGCGCGAACATTTCCTGAATTGATTGCTAGGAACTATACGCTTTACATGAGCACAGCAATCTACCAATTGTTGAATACATCCACATATTACAAAAG GGTGCAAATCCACAATTTTGGAAGTGATGAAAGGTATGAActtctgaaaaattctaatttcaaTGGCGCAGTTCTAACCACCGACGTTGGTATATCATACTACAATCTAAGACATTTTAAGACCACTGGAGTTGTATCGTCCACCAAAGATCGAATATATCTCTTGCcgttttgcatattttttcgTAAACATTCCTGTTTGACCAAACCAATAACCAGGCTTATCAACCAATATACCAACAACGGACTGCTGCAACACTGGACGAGTCAATACTTCGAAAAGAAATTCGTTAATGTGAAAGCCTACGATTTTGAAGAACACCAGCCACAACGTTTAACCATGAAGCAGCTAATCGGCGGCTTTATTATAGGATCGGTTTTGTTGACTGCTGCGTTAGTCGTGTTCCTACTTGAAATTATGTCCAAGAAATGcgagtttttgaataaattacttAGGCCTTAA
- the LOC119077005 gene encoding uncharacterized protein LOC119077005 isoform X2, translating into MFSGNFLLCLCLKYSLAIDFSFDELLVNTSISQATTRIVLDFYVRESSTVVFTTGYVNEANRLRQSDLINEILQQCSNRIVLKFRLQEFCQISSTYPEEFNVIFIDSYEGFTSVFKRMSPIDFDYTGLFAIILTESYRNQYTIITREDGTIYTDGIDGIIFRVLSQRLNFTPILLIPSDEEIERESPREIGTSISVWMKMVHSGKANLTISSFAYTKDRADLLTASFPYFFSSLLFTVPNGRPYTAFEKLFLPFKYIIWSCIGTSFGLGFITIFVLKFSSKDKRDFFIGHRNRTPFLNMFNIFFGGSIQRPPTRNFARTLFCIWIFACTVIRSAYQGAIFDLIKERKTVPAVDTVPQLIEHDYALYMTAITLNMFKFPPGLREKTRTHELTVEQKFLKLMDNDFKGAYITTEASVAYYNKKHVANNSYFVRSTKDRVLLMPMCIYFRKHSCLTDAFDEQIKLYTDSGLINNWVSQFSQKKYLQFQSTSNQRSHQKLKLSQFSGTFGLCFGMICVTILTFCFELLSQRFLVIRKFVELFE; encoded by the exons ATGTTTTCGGGAAATTTCCTTCTTTGTTTATGCTTAAAATACTCACTAGCTATCGACTTTTCGTTCGACGAGCTACTAGTTAATACTTCTATTTCTCAAGCGACTACAAGAATCGTACTAGATTTCTATGTTAGAGAATCGTCAACTGTTGTTTTCACAACTGGTTACGTTAATGAAGCAAATAGACTGCGGCAATCCGATTTAATCAATGAAATATTGCAACAATGCAGCAACAGAATCGTCCTCAAATTCAGGCTCCAAGAATTTTGTCAGATATCATCAACGTACCCAGAAGAATTTAATGTAATCTTTATCGATAGCTACGAGGGCTTTAC TTCAGTATTTAAGCGAATGTCACCGATAGACTTTGACTACACTGGCTTATTCGCTATAATATTAACGGAATCATATAGGAATCAATACACGATAATTACAAGAG AAGACGGAACTATCTACACGGATGGCATTGATGGAATAATATTTCGGGTACTGTCTCAACGACTGAATTTCACTCCAATATTGCTTATACCCAGCGACGAAGAAATTGAGAGGGAATCGCCGAGAGAAATTGGCACTTCGATTTCCGTTTGGATGAAAATG GTGCATTCCGGCAAAGCAAACCTGACGATTTCAT CATTTGCATACACTAAAGACAGGGCAGATCTTTTAACAGCaagttttccatattttttttcgtctcttTTGTTTACTGTCCCGAATGGACGGCCGTACACCGCTTTCGAAAAGCTTTTTCTTCCTTTCAAGTATATTATTTG GTCTTGTATAGGAACGTCATTTGGTCTGGgatttattacaatttttgtcTTGAAATTTTCGTCTAAAGATAAACGAGATTTTTTTATCGGACATCGTAATCGAACTCCATTCTTGAAcatgttcaatattttttttggtggttcAATCCAGCGGCCACCTACAAGAAATTTCGCTAGAACACTGTTTTGTATATGGATTTTCGCTTGTACAGTAATAAGGAGTGCCTATCAAGGCGCAATATTCGATttgataaaagaaagaaaaactgtTCCGGCTGTAGATACTGTACCGCAGCTGATTGAGCATGATTATGCCTTATATATGACCGCCATAACActaaatatgttcaaattccCACCTGGCCTACGAGAAAA AACACGCACCCATGAATTGACAgtagaacaaaaatttctgaagTTAATGGATAACGATTTTAAAGGAGCATATATTACTACAGAGGCATCAGTGGCGTATTATAACAAGAAACATGTTGCAAATAATTCTTATTTTGTCAGATCAACTAAGGATCGAGTTCTTCTAATG CCGATGTGCATTTACTTTCGGAAACATTCGTGTTTAACGGACGCATTTGACGAACAAATTAAGCTCTACACCGACAGCGGCTTAATAAACAATTGGGTGAGCCAATTCtcacaaaaaaagtatttgcAGTTTCAATCAACTTCAAATCAAAGATCCCATCAAAAGCTTAAACTTTCACAATTTAGTGGAACATTTGGGCTGTGTTTCGGTATGATTTGTGTAACAATactaacattttgttttgagtTGTTGTCTCAAAGATTTCTTGTTATAcgaaaatttgtagaattATTTGAGTAA
- the LOC119077005 gene encoding uncharacterized protein LOC119077005 isoform X3, with product MSPIDFDYTGLFAIILTESYRNQYTIITRVLQDCWSLHIANVIVLAPIEVKTRAAIYTYFPYTLYHCEMVAPVISNYFVHNSFQYEADFFPQKLKNLYKCPLHVATSEEIPYMFLIRQEDGTIYTDGIDGIIFRVLSQRLNFTPILLIPSDEEIERESPREIGTSISVWMKMVHSGKANLTISSFAYTKDRADLLTASFPYFFSSLLFTVPNGRPYTAFEKLFLPFKYIIWSCIGTSFGLGFITIFVLKFSSKDKRDFFIGHRNRTPFLNMFNIFFGGSIQRPPTRNFARTLFCIWIFACTVIRSAYQGAIFDLIKERKTVPAVDTVPQLIEHDYALYMTAITLNMFKFPPGLREKTRTHELTVEQKFLKLMDNDFKGAYITTEASVAYYNKKHVANNSYFVRSTKDRVLLMPMCIYFRKHSCLTDAFDEQIKLYTDSGLINNWVSQFSQKKYLQFQSTSNQRSHQKLKLSQFSGTFGLCFGMICVTILTFCFELLSQRFLVIRKFVELFE from the exons ATGTCACCGATAGACTTTGACTACACTGGCTTATTCGCTATAATATTAACGGAATCATATAGGAATCAATACACGATAATTACAAGAG TTTTGCAAGATTGCTGGAGTCTGCACATTGCAAATGTAATTGTTCTGGCCCCAATCGAAGTTAAAACAAGAGCAGCAATTTACACCTACTTCCCATACACACTATATCACTGTGAAATGGTTGCACCagtcatttcaaattatttcgttCACAATTCCTTTCAATACGAAGCTGacttttttccacaaaaattgaaaaacttgtACAAGTGTCCGTTGCATGTTGCTACGAGTGAAGAAATACCTTACATGTTTTTGATTCGTCAAGAAGACGGAACTATCTACACGGATGGCATTGATGGAATAATATTTCGGGTACTGTCTCAACGACTGAATTTCACTCCAATATTGCTTATACCCAGCGACGAAGAAATTGAGAGGGAATCGCCGAGAGAAATTGGCACTTCGATTTCCGTTTGGATGAAAATG GTGCATTCCGGCAAAGCAAACCTGACGATTTCAT CATTTGCATACACTAAAGACAGGGCAGATCTTTTAACAGCaagttttccatattttttttcgtctcttTTGTTTACTGTCCCGAATGGACGGCCGTACACCGCTTTCGAAAAGCTTTTTCTTCCTTTCAAGTATATTATTTG GTCTTGTATAGGAACGTCATTTGGTCTGGgatttattacaatttttgtcTTGAAATTTTCGTCTAAAGATAAACGAGATTTTTTTATCGGACATCGTAATCGAACTCCATTCTTGAAcatgttcaatattttttttggtggttcAATCCAGCGGCCACCTACAAGAAATTTCGCTAGAACACTGTTTTGTATATGGATTTTCGCTTGTACAGTAATAAGGAGTGCCTATCAAGGCGCAATATTCGATttgataaaagaaagaaaaactgtTCCGGCTGTAGATACTGTACCGCAGCTGATTGAGCATGATTATGCCTTATATATGACCGCCATAACActaaatatgttcaaattccCACCTGGCCTACGAGAAAA AACACGCACCCATGAATTGACAgtagaacaaaaatttctgaagTTAATGGATAACGATTTTAAAGGAGCATATATTACTACAGAGGCATCAGTGGCGTATTATAACAAGAAACATGTTGCAAATAATTCTTATTTTGTCAGATCAACTAAGGATCGAGTTCTTCTAATG CCGATGTGCATTTACTTTCGGAAACATTCGTGTTTAACGGACGCATTTGACGAACAAATTAAGCTCTACACCGACAGCGGCTTAATAAACAATTGGGTGAGCCAATTCtcacaaaaaaagtatttgcAGTTTCAATCAACTTCAAATCAAAGATCCCATCAAAAGCTTAAACTTTCACAATTTAGTGGAACATTTGGGCTGTGTTTCGGTATGATTTGTGTAACAATactaacattttgttttgagtTGTTGTCTCAAAGATTTCTTGTTATAcgaaaatttgtagaattATTTGAGTAA
- the LOC119077005 gene encoding uncharacterized protein LOC119077005 isoform X1, translating to MFSGNFLLCLCLKYSLAIDFSFDELLVNTSISQATTRIVLDFYVRESSTVVFTTGYVNEANRLRQSDLINEILQQCSNRIVLKFRLQEFCQISSTYPEEFNVIFIDSYEGFTSVFKRMSPIDFDYTGLFAIILTESYRNQYTIITRVLQDCWSLHIANVIVLAPIEVKTRAAIYTYFPYTLYHCEMVAPVISNYFVHNSFQYEADFFPQKLKNLYKCPLHVATSEEIPYMFLIRQEDGTIYTDGIDGIIFRVLSQRLNFTPILLIPSDEEIERESPREIGTSISVWMKMVHSGKANLTISSFAYTKDRADLLTASFPYFFSSLLFTVPNGRPYTAFEKLFLPFKYIIWSCIGTSFGLGFITIFVLKFSSKDKRDFFIGHRNRTPFLNMFNIFFGGSIQRPPTRNFARTLFCIWIFACTVIRSAYQGAIFDLIKERKTVPAVDTVPQLIEHDYALYMTAITLNMFKFPPGLREKTRTHELTVEQKFLKLMDNDFKGAYITTEASVAYYNKKHVANNSYFVRSTKDRVLLMPMCIYFRKHSCLTDAFDEQIKLYTDSGLINNWVSQFSQKKYLQFQSTSNQRSHQKLKLSQFSGTFGLCFGMICVTILTFCFELLSQRFLVIRKFVELFE from the exons ATGTTTTCGGGAAATTTCCTTCTTTGTTTATGCTTAAAATACTCACTAGCTATCGACTTTTCGTTCGACGAGCTACTAGTTAATACTTCTATTTCTCAAGCGACTACAAGAATCGTACTAGATTTCTATGTTAGAGAATCGTCAACTGTTGTTTTCACAACTGGTTACGTTAATGAAGCAAATAGACTGCGGCAATCCGATTTAATCAATGAAATATTGCAACAATGCAGCAACAGAATCGTCCTCAAATTCAGGCTCCAAGAATTTTGTCAGATATCATCAACGTACCCAGAAGAATTTAATGTAATCTTTATCGATAGCTACGAGGGCTTTAC TTCAGTATTTAAGCGAATGTCACCGATAGACTTTGACTACACTGGCTTATTCGCTATAATATTAACGGAATCATATAGGAATCAATACACGATAATTACAAGAG TTTTGCAAGATTGCTGGAGTCTGCACATTGCAAATGTAATTGTTCTGGCCCCAATCGAAGTTAAAACAAGAGCAGCAATTTACACCTACTTCCCATACACACTATATCACTGTGAAATGGTTGCACCagtcatttcaaattatttcgttCACAATTCCTTTCAATACGAAGCTGacttttttccacaaaaattgaaaaacttgtACAAGTGTCCGTTGCATGTTGCTACGAGTGAAGAAATACCTTACATGTTTTTGATTCGTCAAGAAGACGGAACTATCTACACGGATGGCATTGATGGAATAATATTTCGGGTACTGTCTCAACGACTGAATTTCACTCCAATATTGCTTATACCCAGCGACGAAGAAATTGAGAGGGAATCGCCGAGAGAAATTGGCACTTCGATTTCCGTTTGGATGAAAATG GTGCATTCCGGCAAAGCAAACCTGACGATTTCAT CATTTGCATACACTAAAGACAGGGCAGATCTTTTAACAGCaagttttccatattttttttcgtctcttTTGTTTACTGTCCCGAATGGACGGCCGTACACCGCTTTCGAAAAGCTTTTTCTTCCTTTCAAGTATATTATTTG GTCTTGTATAGGAACGTCATTTGGTCTGGgatttattacaatttttgtcTTGAAATTTTCGTCTAAAGATAAACGAGATTTTTTTATCGGACATCGTAATCGAACTCCATTCTTGAAcatgttcaatattttttttggtggttcAATCCAGCGGCCACCTACAAGAAATTTCGCTAGAACACTGTTTTGTATATGGATTTTCGCTTGTACAGTAATAAGGAGTGCCTATCAAGGCGCAATATTCGATttgataaaagaaagaaaaactgtTCCGGCTGTAGATACTGTACCGCAGCTGATTGAGCATGATTATGCCTTATATATGACCGCCATAACActaaatatgttcaaattccCACCTGGCCTACGAGAAAA AACACGCACCCATGAATTGACAgtagaacaaaaatttctgaagTTAATGGATAACGATTTTAAAGGAGCATATATTACTACAGAGGCATCAGTGGCGTATTATAACAAGAAACATGTTGCAAATAATTCTTATTTTGTCAGATCAACTAAGGATCGAGTTCTTCTAATG CCGATGTGCATTTACTTTCGGAAACATTCGTGTTTAACGGACGCATTTGACGAACAAATTAAGCTCTACACCGACAGCGGCTTAATAAACAATTGGGTGAGCCAATTCtcacaaaaaaagtatttgcAGTTTCAATCAACTTCAAATCAAAGATCCCATCAAAAGCTTAAACTTTCACAATTTAGTGGAACATTTGGGCTGTGTTTCGGTATGATTTGTGTAACAATactaacattttgttttgagtTGTTGTCTCAAAGATTTCTTGTTATAcgaaaatttgtagaattATTTGAGTAA